CATTCTCTTACAATTTATTCTTAGTATTTATAAtacataaactaaaaataaacttttaaattcttaaaatttaatatttatttactgcaactttttataataaaatcactAACTTAATTATTGAAAAGTCCCTAaaatcttcttaaaaaaaaaaaaactgttttgcaTGAAATGTAGCTCCTGTCACCCACCCCTAAAatacttaattataaaaaaaacaaaaaatgaactTGAATTCGTGATGTACaaatacaatgaaaaataaCTTCCCTTATAACATTTTGGATTTTGAATCATCATAACGAAGCATATTTTATCCTATATCTTTCAGGTTCTTGAATGGCTAGCAAGTACGGCGCACGATCTTaaaaatttaccaaaaaaatttgatgGCCGCTAACAAATCCATATTAGCCGGAGCCATGGCGTCATTATGACCATCAAGATCCACCCCCTTAtcctctctttcttctctctcaacTTTCCTCTATAAAGAACCCCAAACCACAATTTCATTGcagaaaaaaacccaagaaaataaaaacttccTCTTATCTTCTCTCTGCGTTTCGCTCCCCTTCCCTCTCTTAGTAACAGTCGTACGTGTTGAGGTCCAACAAaacgaaaaaacaaaaacaaaaaattgttttgattttaggccCCTTGCGGTTGTTACAGAAGAGAAAATCTATCTGATTTCTCTTGTAATTAATGGGATTTCTCCATAAGCTTTGGGACGAAACGCTTGCTGGACCCATGCCGGACACTGGGCTTGGCAAACTTCGAAAGTATAATTCATTCCCTGTACGATCATCACCTCCTGTTAATGCTTCTTCAGCTAACAGCAATGGGGAGATGAACGTAACTCGAAGCATTACTATTATTAGAACAAGCAGTTCCAATTTGAGGAACCTTTCAGTGGATCCTTGTTCAGCTCCTGAGTCGCCTGGTTCAGCTCCTGAGTCGCCGGCTCCACCTAGCACTCCTGGGACACCTCTAACACGTATGATATACTATTTCTCTGCTTAATCAACATTttactgatatatatatattatgtatttaTGGACGTACGTACgtatgtttcttcttctttcagtgCGTTGTAAGCTTGGCTGGTGTGTATTTATGCTAATTATTTGGGCCTTTGGTCATGTATGCATGCAGATGGGACACCCCGCGGGGATTTCAGAAGAGTGACAAGCAGAAAATCGTCAGTTGAAGCATCAGAAAGCACCGAGCCTACAAGTCTGACCGTTCACGATTGGTTCTCTCTCAGTTTATACACATGAAATAACTTATTCCCTTGTTTATGGATCGTCTCTAATGTTTTccgataagtttggttttgcaGGATAGTGAAAAGTGCTTTGGATCGTTGACAGAGGAAGTGGCCATTTTGCTCGAGATCTATCGGCAACAATAAACCTTTGTGTgcttgtgtgtgtatgtgtgtgtaaaTGACCTAATCtggtaattattattaataagacGGTTATTAATTCTCATAGAAGGAGCCGCCACTGCTTCTTGGAGTTTCCTGGAGAGGAGATGAGTCGGAAAACAGGATATCTGATGATTTTGCTCATGtcggaattttttttgttttttttttttaatgtaaatgtCGTCTTTTTCTTCCTTGGTTTTGTCCTGGTATGTATGAAGGTTGTATAATGCCCTCTCATGAATGACTGAGACATACTGACgcactgaaaaataattttagaatacaTGTCCGTTTCAATCTTTAACTCCACCGGATATATTCAACCTTGCTTCATTTACAGAAATATCAAATACACAACCACTAAATTAAGTCTGGTTGTGCTAGATatgaaatatatgtttttaatattgtttggaaaaaaaaataaaataattaattgattcaaaataccttttattgctgaataaaaaaaaacaaatctgcggttattgtatttttattattattattaatataggtgttCGGGCTAATTTGTGTATATATCAATTAATCCTACGAGCtctgaagttaacaaccatataagtttttagtggttctaaaatttataagacttgaattgatgatttttatgagcaaatttaaaatctaaccagTTAAAATATACCTCTCagaattaattactaatttattattactagttgtgtttgtttgttttccttacattaaaattaagaaCCATCCACTACGTATTCTTTttccatagatttttttttttcatttttgaacaGTGAACCCCTTCCTTTATTAATTAAGCAGAAGCCCGTTTAAGACGGGCTGATTATCGAAAGAGGGAGAAAATAGATCAAGAAAATGAGTATAGATTGAGATTTGGGTCGAAGAGGCCCAAAACCACGCTTGTGGCCTTTAACTGAACCGAGATGATGGAAAACAGCCATGCTACCGATTGCTCTACAATTGagttatctctctctctctctctctctctctctctctctctctctctctctctctctctctctcgatctAGAGAGTTGACAAACAGACATTTGGAAGCGGAAAAAATGGTGATGTGGGTATTTGGATTCGAGTCTCTAACATGGAAAGCAGGATCCATGTTTCAGGTTCTTGAACGATAAAAACATTAAGATACCAAGATATTgtccctttctttttataagtTTACTCTCCAGTTATTACAAGTTTGAATTCTTATGATTATTGAAAtgttatataattgttaattaatgACTCGttagattagttaaaatatatataatctgatccaaaaattcatgttaattaaaaaaaaatcaaaaaatgcTGCTCCATTGAAGGTTGAGACCTCAAATATTGGTCCCTTCCATGTATTTTCTTATTCGGTTCCCGATTCAGATCGTTCTGACTTCAATATTTGTCGCTCCAGCTTTGAGGGAACAACTGAAGAGAACAAAACATGCAAAAGAGCTTGCACATATTCATGTATGGTTTCATGATTTTAGAAGTTGAATTTCCTTGCAACAAGCCAGCGTGGAGTTGCACCACCTAGCCACCATGGATTagttaattgataaataaaattttgttttgtaatggAGAATTGGTGCAAAGCTTTACTGTTTTTACTTGGTCTGTAGTTTTTGTAACGTTAAACACACTCACCTCTttgttagaaatttattttaaaatattatgactAATGAGTATATTTGaagctaaattaaaaatgaagtactaagatgttaaaaaaaaccccatttatatgttatatttacattattcaagtataaaaaattatttttaaataatggaAAGAATCGGTATACCTCTAGATTTGATTTACTCAAGTATtgatgatttataatttatacaaactaaatatggaaaaaaagtatcacatttcttttataaatgaTTATACAatatattgttatatatatttatttaaaagaaaatataaagctcttaaaatgtttaaatatcacaaaaataaagttgaaaatcaaTATGATAGAACGATCGATGTGATAAGAAGTGGCAAAGACAAGGCAAATGAAgcatttaatgaattttattttcaaaatagtatTATTCACCAAACTACAACTcatttttcttctaaataaaatgatattattgagCAGAAGTATCAAACActgaaagaaataataatgaatgttatgttaatatatcaaaaataattaaaaaaataaaaaatatattatttcaatatattttaaaataaaaaatattttaaaaaacaattattactacTTTCAAAGCTTGTATTGATTTGCTAGATCTCCCGAGTTTTTTCGGGTTGTTGCATTACCGATTTTTTAACAAATCTGAGCCAGTTCAGCTACTGGATTGATtagatttcaggttaactcatTTGATTGATTCAGATTAATAATTATGTTCCGAACaccctcttctctctctctctctctttctctctctctatctctggATAATGTTTAAAAGTCACTTGCGAGGATCCAAATTGGTCTTATCTCAACTATCAAGTGAATGAAGAGCCATGTCACTTGTTAGTGGACAATTTATAGTTATGAGAAAATTAACGTTAGTGGACAATTTCTATTTCTAGTTATGAGAAAATTAACCCCCCACCAACTAAATGACCAGCCCATCACGTGCAAATTaaatcagtaatttttttttttaaaagttagatGGAAACATTAATGCATCAAGATCAAAGCATTAATGCTTGAGATTAACAGATGTAAGGCTAATTATGGTGCAGATGGGAACTGTTTCATTGATCATAAAGATGAACACATGAAATTTACAGACATGAACATCAGGGAAAAGGTCAAAAACACAAGCTCCATTACGGCCCTACCTCCCATGTGAAGTAAATGAGGAATATGGCCTTTCTTGTATTGgcgtgtttttctttttgtcaaagAATGGAGTCTTGTGATCATAGAATTCCGGTCATTTTATCATCAACTACCGTATAGTGATAGAAAATTGAATGGCTCAGATCAGCTTGGAACTCTCGTAAACttagcgtgtttggcagtgtagtagcggttgcttttcaaatagcttttcgtgccgaaatacatgtcaatgatgtttttttcattttttttaaaaattatttttaacatcaacacatcaaaacgatccaaaaagtacaaaccacactcaattttagtaaaaaaaaaaaatcaaatttagagGGAACGCTGTTTGCACCGCGTTTCCAAACGCATTCTTAATCTTTTCCTTGgattaacaattgttttttaaattaaaaatatattaaaataattttatttttattttttaaaattatttttaatattaatatattaaaatataaaaaataattttaatttttttataaaattctattTAAGTTGTAATTTAAAAGTGTACCttcaaaggataatatttgCTTGCTATGGTGCTAAATACATGAACTGACATGTGtcctatttaatttaaaaataggaATGAAAAGACATATCGTAGATTTTATATAATGATATTAcggaaatattttctttttactcaatgatatatatataaaaaagtatttggtcagtgaaatatttttttgccttttccattagattctataaaatattttctattattatcgtaaaaattaaaataattcatttttcatttataaagatatatttttcatttgttttgcatgCAAAAATCCATCTTATAAtgattttaaccaaacatatatattttttaaatctatttttttaaaatcacaactaaaaatatattttttaattttttttataaaattaccataatatcaaacacatttAGTATAATGTTATTAGATTTTGATATTGTGGTCAAGAAcattatcttttataatatcactgagagtatgatataaattattttttaaagtgtttttttatttgtaaatatattagagtaatattttttaaatgtttttatatttttgatattaatatattaaaaataaaaaaaatattaatttaaattttcaaaaaaattaaaaattatgataggACCGTAACACCAAACAACTCCATCCTTAACATTAGCTGAGAGCTTCTaatacaaatcaaaatttaaaattgaatttcaaaaccAACAACATCCTCTCCCTTGAAAACGTATTTATACATATCCGATAACACCgtagaaaaataattcacaTCCTTACCAAACGAACTTCTCTCTATATCCGACGAGTATTATTGGTACGCAGACACTCAATTTTATAATCGTGCTGACCGAAATGGGTATACGATAAGGTCACTTTAATAAGTGGAGTAGAAGGCATGACAGTATTTGGTGGGCTTTTGGAGGAGGGTAATTCTGGTAATATCATAGTAAAATATTcgacaatttatttatttgtttgtttatttttggaaaactaGAAACACCGAAAAGGCGTAAAACTTGAAAAGCACGACATGCCCATCTCTCCctttcaaactttattttttaaaagagccGTTAAGTTTTAGAATCTCTCTTAACGGAGGAATTTAGACGGTTGACCTTGCCCTGATTGTGCATTGAGAGTTACCAACATGACCCCAGTCCACACTGTGGTCCAGTTCCATCAGGATACAGTACCTTATGGTCATGGACATCTATACCCTTATCTCATCAAGACAAAAATAGAAGCTGATGAACCAAAATTGAAGGGGAGAAGAAACACAGGAAAGGGGAAGCATGGTTTTAAAGAGGTGTTTgatactgatataaaaattatattttaaaatatttttttatttaaaaatatattaaaataatatatttttttatttttttaaatttatttttaataacagcatatcaaaacaatttaaaaatataaaataagtaatcaaaaacaaaaaaaaaaattcataatttttaaaaactctagTTGAAGATGCTCTCAAACACCTTGTAAATAACAATTTTAGTTGCAAGTATTGTTGCAGGCCTCATGAAAATTGTCAATCATGATTTTAGTTATTCCTTgggaaaattatatttaatatcctATAGTTtggtgtaaattatattttaccttcATAATATTACACTTTGTAACACTTTCcattatcttaaaataaaatcaacaaaagttatttaaatatttacaagATTGCCaccatagtttaaatcattttctCTACTACTGTCAAAACACCAAAACATTCAACAACAACACTTCCAACAATGTCTCTAACTAGAGCATCGAAGAGAAATTTAAGCTATGACTACCCTTCTCACTCTTGTGTATAGTTTGTTGATATTTGTTGAAAAGTTAACTTGAATGGatgattttaatgaattattatttctCTGTGTATATGCTTTTTACTTACCTTTTATGTTACAAAACAAACAACACCTCCCATTCAGTTTTTAGCACCCCCTAGTTGTACCCATAGACGGTTGAAACAAAGTCATGGAGGAGAGCATGTGCATGTTAGCATGCATAATGACACTATTACCTTGTTTCTCAAAGTATAAGATAAGGGGGATTTTatggatttttcaaaacaagattgatttataatataaagagtaatacaaatatataataaagaatCAACGATAGCTAGTTTAAGTGGCTCGCAATTGTTTATCTTAAATAGAATCTTGAGTTTGAACCTTGTAAATAGAGCACATTATTACTTAAAAAGCTTTACTTCTTAATATGTCAACCCAAGTCAAGCAAAGAAGTTGTTAAATTCATTTTACTATTTTAGAACATTCTATCTTGCAAAgtaaagatatttaaaaatctaGATTAGGACTAACTATTTCACACCAATCACTTCTATTTCCAAGTAGAAAGTATCACTTATcgcttttcaattttataattaactcaTAATAAAACACTAACtctatactaaaaaataataaaataataaaataaaacataaatctatattgtttttaaggtgtttttctcttgaatatattaaataatatatatttttattttttaaattaa
This genomic interval from Populus alba chromosome 1, ASM523922v2, whole genome shotgun sequence contains the following:
- the LOC118034883 gene encoding dormancy-associated protein homolog 4 isoform X1, with product MGFLHKLWDETLAGPMPDTGLGKLRKYNSFPVRSSPPVNASSANSNGEMNVTRSITIIRTSSSNLRNLSVDPCSAPESPGSAPESPAPPSTPGTPLTHGTPRGDFRRVTSRKSSVEASESTEPTSLTVHDWIVKSALDR
- the LOC118034883 gene encoding dormancy-associated protein homolog 4 isoform X2, whose amino-acid sequence is MGFLHKLWDETLAGPMPDTGLGKLRKYNSFPVRSSPPVNASSANSNGEMNVTRSITIIRTSSSNLRNLSVDPCSAPESPGSAPESPAPPSTPGTPLTHGTPRGDFRRVTSRKSSVEASESTEPTR